The Lolium rigidum isolate FL_2022 chromosome 1, APGP_CSIRO_Lrig_0.1, whole genome shotgun sequence region TCATTGCTGCCAACATTTCTTCTTTATTCTTTCATCTTCAGTATCATCATCATTTTACTCGTTCCTATGAAAACATAAAATCTCTAAATTTATATGTCCTAGTTTGAGACAATAAGGAATATGGACCAATGTACAATGACATAAACAAAAATCTAGGAGAAATTACTTTGTAGGCTGCGAGAAAATAGAACTTAGCTTTTCAAGAATCATGTGCATAtcaattatttaaaaaaaacatgAAGGGCATGTTTAGTATTACTGTCAAATCCCAAATTATCCTTGACGTTGTAGTAGCTCCTTCCTGCAGTGATTTTGATCTTACAACTGCAGGCCAGGTTGTCCCGCGCCATCTGATTTCCCACTGAgcttattttggattttttttcaatatttttatatttgtttcCGAGGCATTTTGTATAATAGGTTCATATGCACTTAGGAGCCAAAACATGGCCCCCGAATCATTATAAGTTGAACTTTTAACCAGAGAAAAACTGGATCCCAAGGTTATTTTGAGAATTGATGGTGCCAATTTCGGTAACTCGATGCTCCCATGtcccaaattgaatttccgctggAGAGTATGATATATAGAAGGTGGAGCGAGCATCAAACACACGCGAAGTGCTTAACTGAAACAGAGACCGAACAGTCTAACAGAAGGGAGAGGAGTTACCTCCGGGAGTTTTTCCATCTGGAAGATCAAGGTTAGCCTGGGTGCGACGCTGGTGCTGTAGCCACCTGAAGGCATGGTCGCCACCGTCCCAGAAGGGATTCCTTGATTGATTGATTGTTGCACCACTAAGAGGATAGGGCAAGGGGTGAGGAGATCGGTACCACTACTTATTGCTTGCTTGCTGATCTAGAAGAGGAGTTGAATGATCAGCCACGTATTCTCCGGTGCCAGCCATTGCGCTCACTTCCAATGGAAACAAACGAAACAGGTTGTCTCAATCGCTGCAAACCAAGTACAACTAGAGGCAAACGACGCAGCCGGTCATCCCGGGCAACTCAAACAAACTTTACGGAGGCGAGTCCGTGACGGACGACGTCTGCTGGGGCTTCCGCACAGCTGCACCACGGAGGTGCGCAGCCGCATCAAGCCTCTCCTCTGCGCCATCACCCTGTATAAGATCGTGCATATCCCAAGCCGCTTGGACAGGGTCCGGCTGTACGCCGGCATCGTCAGCATCAACTACGTGGGTTAGAATGCCCTGATGATCAAACATGCACGGCAAGAACTACAAGGTTTTCTGGTCTCCTCCACTGGAAGAGCCCAGCGTTGAATAACGCCTGAACTGAAAAAAAAGATGGGAAATTAATGGTGATAACTGATAACATCTGAAAATGCTAACATACTTGTACATGTTTCTCACCAAGAAAGTGTTATTTCTTCTTTCAGACTTGAAAATGATACAATCAGGTAAAAACAACACTACAATCAAAGGGCAGAATGCTGCAATACTGGTGGAGGTCTCCTGACTTTCGTTGCCTGCTCGAAGGAATAAGAAATCTCAATAAGCTTCGGCTCTGAACCTTTCAACCCTCCAAAGCAGATCGCGAAAGGAACGCCATCTGACCCGTATCCGGCCGGGACAGTGATCGCCGGGTAGCCACCGATCGCAAGCAGGCTATGAGCAGACGCACCAGGAGCGATGACTGCGTCCAGTTGATTGGCTCGCACAATCTTCTCAAGGCCCTCCTTGCACAGCTCGTTCAGTTTGGAAATGGCACGCTCCTCGGTCGGACCAATGCCGTTTGTTGCTTCAGACTGCACAAGGTAACTCTGGCCGAATTCAGCCATCCTTTCCTGTAACATATATTTCAAAAGTATCTTATTTGAGTTCAAGAAAAACAAAAACTAGGAAATGAGGTGAAATAAAGTAATTACCTTGACAGGATGCTTGTCGTTGAATTCAATTATGTCTGATAATGATTTAACAGGTGTGGTGGCCAGCTCAGACAGGTAAGAGTTGAGGGACAGCTTGAACTCGGCGAGCATTAGAGCACGTTCGCCGCTTTGCATTGCATCGTTGATGACATTCATGCTTGGTATCTCAAGATTGTCCACCAAGATGGCCCCCAATTGCCTTTAATTTTTTAACAACATGCACAAGTTAGGAAAAGATAATCTATATTCAGAAAAAAAATGAACAAAAAGCAATAAGTAGATAACATGTCATAATTCATTCCATCTTTCATTCAATCATCCCCAGTGACTGATCACCCCCCTTCAATGTTGATACTGtcatatagtactccctccgttcataaatagatgtcttatatTTGTCTAAATTTCAATGAATCTATATACTAAATAGTGTCTATATACATTCAAAAtttgataaatctaagacatctatttatggacagaggtagtagtacTTTGCATGAAAAATGCAAATGGATGTCTAAACGACATTCAGGATATACGCACATGTCTTTCTCATAACCAGTGgcattttcaaaatttcaaacatTGCAGTGGCATCTGTTCCATAACTTGTAACTCTTGCCATCTTCGAGGCACATTATTTTGACAGTATAATACTCTGGTGCAGAATATCATTCAGAGTGTATGGAGTCCGAAATAGTGTTGTGCAATAACTAGTTCTTCTCAAAGACGAGTAAAGTGTGTAAGACCAGCCTAGGTGCCAACAATGGGATCAATCATCAATCTCCATACCTATGATATTGTGTCAGCTAGTATCATAACCATGCATCAGAGCAGAGGAAACTTACAACTGCACATCGTTTTTGTGTGATTTAGTGTATCATAGCACAAGATCTTATACTTGTATAGATTAAAGTcatccaaataaaaaaaaagcacCACTTATTAGTTGTCTGGTGTTCACTTGTTCTATATGAAAGTGAAGCACTATCCACGTGACTGATACCTACGAATAACAGATATTTCCGTCAGACAAGAAGAGTGGTGAATCACCTCATAGTGTCGAAATGCTCCTCAAACACGTTCTGTTGGATAGATCCTGAGGGAAACCGGAAGAAATCCTTCCTGAGAATCCCAATCCTCTTGCCTCTTAGACCATCTATGTTCAAGAATTGCCTGTAACCGCCTTCCGGGATATACTGAGATGCCATGTGAGTTGCCTCTGCATCCCGTGGATCGTAACCAACGATTGCTTCCAACACATATACTGCATCTGAAACAGTCCTACAGATTGGCCTGCATCAAGTAAATCACATCACTATGAAATAACTAAACCGGTGTCACCAGATCATAAAAGTAAAGCGAGCAAACATACATGGGCACATTAAAACCATACAATTGCTGAATTACTCAAGAAAATTTTATGCCACGTTTCCAAAAGTAATTCAATGCACACTGCAGTGGTGTGTAGATTAAAATTCAGGCAGCAAAACCATATCACACTGCTAGATTGATGTAAGCATTCGCTCAGTGTCGATTTTACCCAACTGTGTCCATCCTCGGAGAAATGATGATGACGCCGGCACGGCTTGTGAGGCCGACCGTGGGCTTAATCCCGACAACGGTGTTGAAGCTGGAGGGGCACATGATGGAGCCATCCGTCTCGGTCCCAATCGTCACCGCCACCATGTTTGCCGCCGCCGCAATGGCGGAGCCGCTGCTGGAGGAGCAGGTCGTCGCTGACGGCACGTATGGGTTCTACTACATCAGCAAGTGATTAGGGTCATTCAGATTCAGCCTTGATCCGATAAATGAGCTCCAGCCGCGGGACCATGCCCTGGCCGCCGCgggggctccagccggcggggacgcctgGGGCACGGAAGTTGCACCACTCGCTGAGGCTGGCGGTGCCGAGGATCACCGCGCCGGCGCTCCGGAGCCGCTCGACCACGCCGGCGTCGCGCGCGGGGCGGGAGCCGACCAGCGCCAGCGAACCGGCCGTCGCTTTCAAGGCGCCGGCCGCGGCGATGTTGTCCTTGATGAGCACGGGAATGCCGTGGAGCGGCGGGAGCGCGGCGCCTCCGAGGAGGCGGGCGGCGTcggcgcggtcggcggcggcgagcgcgccgTCGGCGTCCAGCTCCACCACGGCGTGGAGGGCCGGGTCGAGGGACGCGATGCGGCGCAGGTAGAGCTCGACGAGGCCGCGCGAGGTGAGCGCGCCGCCGGCGAAGGCGCGGTGGATGGACTCGATGGTGGCCTCCTCGAGCACGAAAGTGGCGGCcgcggcggtggcagcggccGCCGCGAGGAACAGCGGTACGAGGTACCGCAGCAGCATGGCCGGCCACTTGGTGGCGATGTGGGATTGGGAGGAGACGGCCAGACTGTTAACCTTGGGATGAAGGGGAATTTGCCACTAGCAACTTACAATTTGAAGCACAGCTcgagaagtaaaaaaaaaaaagtctttaTGCCAATAGTGGCTAGTCTAGTCGGGAGGCGCTATGAATCGGATGCCGATTTTTGCTTCCGATCGGACCTGCGCTTGGCCGTAGGATTGGAAGCAGCTCGGACCTGCGCTTTGCTCTTTCCGTGAGTCCAGGAAACagtttgcatgctttccgtttgaACTGCCACCGTGATGCACGTCCGGTTTAAACAATACTTCGTAGCTTATTTTCAGCGCATCGTTTTGGGAACTATAAGCGGTTTCCGATtaataataaaataaaagaaatcaATTAGGACTTTCTCCAGCGACAACAATATAGTTTCTTACCAGGGAAGCATTGTTTTTCAGCAGTGGAAGCCCCTTTTTGGAGGAAATATCCTTGTTATATTTTTCTTAGAATAATCATGGCATATCGAACTCTTGTTTCTAACCGTTGCAAAAATATTTTCTACAACTTAATTTAGCTTTGCACGAAGAAATACTTTGCTTCTCTTGGCCTGCTCAATTGCTTCCATGACAATTGGAGCTGTTACCTGTTACTCTCTCTGTACTTCAaattagacaaatctaagacatgttTCGGAGGGTACTACTTTATTTCCACAATagaaaatatgcaacaaatattTATTTATATTAATATTGCTTTGAACAAATAATATAATTTGCTTACAAAGGACATCCTGTTTGCTTCCATTGTGACCAACATTTGTTCCTATCAACATTGCCTTCAAAATAGCTGATAATTGCTTCCAAAAGAAGTAGTATATGCTTCAATGAAACAAATATGTGCATATACCATCATTGCTTCTAAAATAAGTAGCATATATGTTTCAATGAAACAAAATAGCTGACAATTTTCTTACAAGTAAAATAACTTTTGCTTCAAGTAATATCAGAATTTTCTTCTACATATAATATGAATCAATCACAGGGTTTGTGTCGTCTAGCATAATGACCGATGTCCACCTGTCATAGCAATGGATCATGCGCATCAACAGAAACATAAGAGGCTCGTCGATGACCTGCAACAGCCACCTAGGGCTCTCAGCAGCTAGAAGTAGCACATTGGTCTGCTTCCAAATAGCGCGAAGAAGTCGCTCGCCCCACTGGTGGCGCTTCAAACAAGAAACGTTGACCAACGTAATCTTGTACTCAAGTTGTAGCCGGAGGATAGCAGCCATTTGGAAAGAAaggtaatctggaatgtgtttacTTGAACCATGAGCAATATCTATGATAAAAAGTAGGAAGCATGGGGCAATATTTAAAATACAATGCTACTGACAATTTAAAAAACAAATTAACAATATTATGCAAACTTTCAGGAAGAAACACATAAATGGTTTGGAAGCATCAGTGTTATTCTATCTCAGCCTAACTAATACCACATAGAAGCTCCGGTGCCTGAAACATAACTAGTATCAGGAAGCATCAGTGTTATGCTATCTTCCTCTGATGTAAAACCAATTTGATCTGAAGTAATGTTTTAAGCAATAAATTGGGTGTGGGGCAGATTTAGAAAATGGGTTCATGTGCTTCTACAGATTATGCAAACTTGCAAAATATTCATGTTACCTTCCAAGCAATATTCAAGCAATCTCAACTCAACTTGCAAATAGTAGAAGCATAAGAATCTCACATAAACGCATCTAAAAAAACAGTTCATGTTACCTTCTCCCAAATCGTGGTCCTTGAAGCGATCGTCCGTCGAAGCATCCTACAGTCCGCTGCTTCGGCCGGAGTGTAGGCTTCATGGCCCTCCTGAGCCACCTCTGATTAGCAGCGGTGGTCAATGATGCACGACGACAATTTCCCGCGGCGGAGCTCCTTTTTCCTGGCGTATTAGTCTAACCAAGTGGAGGCACAGGTGTCGGCCTGGATGGGAAGGTGTAGAGCGATCTCGAGAGGAGGATCAGATCGTTTTGGGGAGAAGGGCGATGAGAGGACCAGAAGAACATGGCTGTGATCTATAACCGGGCGGAAATTTTGGGGATATTGATTGAAAAGTTTTTTTTTCCAGAGAAATCAGGGAAAAGGTGAGAAGGACGGCCTCCGACCAGGCCGACGAATTGCTTCCCATCGGACTGCGTTAGGAAGTGTTTACCTAGTCTAAATTAGGCTATGAATTTGGTTCGTTAGCACTATCGCACGGCAATTAtcatgttggttttcttgcaCTGTACTTCCTCCATCCAGTAATATAAGATGGTTAATCAAGTTAGATTAGCTagctaaaacgtcttatatttataaacagagggagtattttaaGTTTAGAGTTGAAATTTTAAAGAGAAAGTCATGTGTGCATATCTTTTCTACGGACTATACTTTTTGCCAGATTTTTTGAACTTTCTATTCATGTAAGGGTGTATTGTGGTCGCTAGttctgttctctttatttcaatttgctttaaaaaaatattatatCTCTATTTTACTGTCTCCCTACCCTTTTCTGCTTCTATAGGTAAAATGGAATGAGCAGAACAATTTTCAAACGTGTCTTGGTGTGAATGGAATTAGGGGTTGTGACAATCATACTTGTTGTAAGAGGGAATGACTAACCGGAACTCTCTATGTTGATAATGTACCTGCAAATGATTTCACAAAAGGGATAATGCACTTTTAAATATGGGACAATATGCTCTCGCTATCgagaaaatattttaaaatgtaaaaaaatacGAATAAAAATTTGGTgtgtattttggtttcttgcattgtaTTTTAAGTCTAGAGTTGGAATTTTGTAGAGTCTCGTTTGTATACCTTTTCTTTGAACTCTATTTTTTCcagttttttttgaacttttaagtATGTAAGGGTGTATTATGATCACTAGTTCTACTCAAtttatttaattttattttttaaaatattatatCTATATTTTAGTTTCTCTCTATCCTTCCGTGCCTGTATAGGTAGTGACTCTTGTGACAACCCTAGTTGTTTTTTTTTCGGAAAGACAACCTAGTTGTTGTAAGAGGAAATGATTAAAGGTAActctctaggtttgataatgTACCTACAAATGATTTCAGGAGAGGCACACTGCATAGACCATCAAGAACTAACCATTGTGACAAGCAAAGCGGCCACCTCTATCTACAACGACAGAGTAGGATACCTATGCAGCCATGCCAACCTATACATCTATCTACAACGATAGAGTATGATACCCATGCGGCCATGCTAACCTATCTTTCAACTAACCGTAGTGAAGCTCCATCATGGCCCATCAAAGTGTTTTTGTGTCACCAAAGAAATGGTACATAGGTGGAAGAAATGATTTGGGTCGTGAAAGTTAAAAATGTGACTCATTACATTAAATTATGTGTTATAATTGGAGAAAAAGGTTTATCATAGAAAGAATATGGCATACATCATCCATCGATTAGAAATGCCACATACACTTTGTCTGAAGTTTTTTTATCCGTCTACACACAACATGATCAAAACCGGGGAGAAAATGTCTGAAATATTGCAACCTAGTCCATGAAACCTTTTTTTTCTAAATTAACCTGAAAATCATTGTCATGTATATTTCCAAACGGCTGAAGACAAACCAATAGTAAAAAAGGATTCAAAAAACTTCTGATGGGGGTTAACCTCTAGGAAGCATTGTGTTCTCAAACTTTAAAAAGAAGGACACATTATTAGTGATTATTGGTTTGGTCATGCTTACATTATTTAGATATGAATTAACAGTCTACATTAGGTTTAACTAAAATACATATACATGAAGAACCATTTAAGTAAATATTTCTTCATTATGTTCATAAACATAGTTCTGCACACACATATGAATAGTTACATCGTATCAATACAAGTGACATGCATCCAAGTCAAAATGCAGGAGATTTAAATTTGCATCATTTTAGTATAACAGAGGTATTTCCATACGTGGTTGAAGCTATATTATATAATTTTGTACTATCAAGTAATACAAATATGAATATATGTTTCTACATATGGATTCGCTAATGTTTGCTATGCTCGTTACAAGTTTCATAAGTCTTAGTTCTTAAATATATTTTACGAAACCATTGTTGCTCCGACATGTGTTAAGATCACAACGACTCTACATAATTACCAGATTACTCCGTCTTTACCTAATATGTGAACGTACAAAAAAATCATATGAGGCCATTAGTAAGGAGTAGCTCATGTTTAGCGGCTCACCAAGGCACATAAGTTACACCCCATCCAAGGGTTTGGCCGAGAAGAATTCCACTAGATTTGAGCCTATGTGGAATAACCGCCGAGCTGGAGGAAGAAACAATAGATTGAGTGAATGAAGGGTTTCGTTATTGATGTTACTATTCAGTTTTATATTGGAGTATATGAATAGTCAGTGTTACAATGTCAAACATCGGTCGTCTTTGGCCTTTTTTCTGtatgattgatacacctttaAGGGTgtatgacaaggtatcaacttgtcaatgcctacggattgtagactagggtttagttagatgtagatggcaagtagatctcgaagatttcagccgaaaagtactcgacgaatataaaactagggttgtgttgacagtagattcgatgctttctttgtccctcgactcccccttatataggaggtggagccgagggattcgtattgtacaagttacagagtccgggaaggtttctaactcatcccgcaagattacaaacatcctctcctaatacaactctagctttccttaacaacaacttggacttccgattcttcttattcttcgagtcatgggccttcagtaaaccccgggtactatcttcggcaggcccattggggatgcctatgtcagtagcccccgagattttgcttgaatcgcagaatcaaggaaaatctccactgtttagttTTATTCTATAgctttaaacttctctatatttcttcatacgaatttctatatttacagggataatggtgattggggctagttcatctgacggatcaggtactagttaactgctctagtggcaatccgcaaaaacctacttcaagatcacgtccctgaacatgatctcgggatactggtgtaaacttcgacaggtgccgcgtaaggtcttaccattctgtcgagtcccagtcatattttatcgggtacctgtaagccccaggagtaggaaaacccagagcgcgcaggtacgaggggtttatgtgcatgaggtcactacaaaggaccgtgaggtcgcctcgcattcccaagcttatgggtaggccaagcaacagctcgacacgcccatgcacacaacacccacctcatAGGCTCACGTTAGGCTTTCCAAgcctgagtgcttcaccttcctgtgcacttcacacatacacGCACGGTGCACAGGATACAAGGGTAGAATACAGATTcaatatcacaacatgactatctatgacacaaaagatggaaataaaggttcatatatagcaacgctctacTGAGCAAGATACAAATGACACGTAAAGAGACACATATCCCATCAGTACATCATACATAGAGGTAGCAAATAGTCTGAGTACAGACAAGAtccaaatgggactaagagtcctaAAGATAACCAAGCGGGGTCCATAACCAACAAGCCACAGGCTGCTGCCTTAGGAGCGATCCTGCTACTCGACGAGGTCGTCGCCCGTGAACTCAACGAAGTAGCCTCCAATGTACTCCTCATCATCTGTCGTACCTGTTTTGTCGAAAAGCGGGTTCCGGAAAAAGAGggagaaaaacgagggtaagtaccaatggcacgtacttgcgagacaggaccaactatgctcgctggtgggcggtataaacttcacccggctatatgtggagtttagcggcagcaaagcaactaaccaatagagacacgctacaacattcgtctattagagaaggtgagagagcgcataatctagcagttctatactctgcaaacaaaacCCAGCCAATGTgatcccccttcgccaagaggtattgcaaaggcacacacacttttgaaagagttttattggcaaattattagcaacatgaaataaggtgtaagttgttctatgatcgagttaaacatctccaagtcgtccataaccgcggacacggcttatcgataagatttcacCCTGCAGGGATGCACTACTGTACCCATACACGCATGTCCGACTCCACAAGCAAGGGTTTTGAGAAAACTTGCCGGCGAAACCTCGCATCACAACCCCTCCCTTCACCACAGACCAAGTCCAAGAAGCCACCTATCTAGGTTAAATCCGTTTCAGAGCCCGATCGGAACTCcgacgcggacctagctgttgcgagaacggctaagaaggatcagagcccactagaggatgacctcttaacaatgcggaccgcacctacgagcgtgcaagagacaacggggttacaaggcactcacggcttccccaaaagtacatcatatcatctgaccacaaggaaacaagcttgcacgcccaagAGAAACAAAACGTTACAAATCTATTTGTGGCACTTGGACAGTGGAAGCAGTTCCGGTAATAGGTCGAGGGGGGCCCCAGTGAAACCTCCCACGTGTGGTTAGTGCGCTCAGTCTTGGATCAGAAAACAAGAACTCATCCTAATTATAAAATTGGACACAAGTGAGCCATGGTAAAACCAAAATATACagttgacccaccgatgcctcttcTTATCCATTTTAATATTATCAATAGGGTGAGccatgattatctccaacaacagATATAGAAGTAAAACAACTACCCAACGAGATAccccgaacatttcgagatatcaacaaaaccctaaactcgcctaagACTCGCAAaactggcaaacaacaaacatcaGGTAGGgcaaggaggtgtatctcggatcaTATAGGGTAACAGGTGGAATAggtcacgtgacacaacagaatcgcaacataggggtagcaatagatcaaaagagcatgaaaatgtaaaatatgtgaaggggtgggctcgcctgtcagaTCAGGAGTAGTGACACAAGCGCGATCCTCCTCGGGGTGGTACTCGAACTCCTGCTCGAACTGCTCTGCGTCggcgtctactcgagaagaaccaaatagcacatacaagaaaAGTAATGGCACAAATCAATACAAGGAaatgcaatgcgcaatatgatgcatgacGGCATGGCAAGATAATATGTGCAAGGTTTCATGtatagcaaaattaagtggggtgttcAAATATAGCAAGAAATGATAGACACCCACACATAACATTTAGTTATAGTTGCAGATTTTTAATTAGGCCGAACCAGGCAGGGGGCTATGATGCATGACAAGTTAATATTTGAattcctcatgtttttctgatgcAAAAAGATATAAAGCATGTTGGAATTTTAGGTTAGAAGTTATGAATTATGCAAGTTATAGCAATTTAATCCCAAATTATAAAGTGGTCAGATTTTATATTGTTCAAAAGTTGGAACAAACTTAATAGAtggatagatcttgtttttctgatACTCCAGCATATAAAGTTTGTGTGATTTGGATTTTGGAAAATGCAATTTTAAAACGTTTGAAAATAGGCAGGGGCAAAAATGAATATCTGACAGTCGAAACTGAAACTGTGACAGTTGCTGTTTACTGTAGAAGCGTTTCTGCACAGTTTTTAAAGTGTCGAAAGCGATGAATCTAGGTGTTTCTAGGCAAGGCCCTCAACAATTTGAGCATACTGGATATACCAAGATTCCAATGCGTTTGGTTTGGGTGGTTTTGGTGGGCTGTGGTGGTGGCAAAACTCGCCGGAAGACGTGACCTCGACATGGCCGAGTAACAGCAAAACTGAAAACTGTTTTCTGGACAGATCTTTGAACGAAGATGGCGTCGTCTACAGCGGATGAAAATGAGTTCTTCCAAAGGCAAAGTTGTAGCCCTCACTCTCAGCTTTCCAACGGTGTGAAGTACGTGCGCTGGAGTGGAGTAGATCGCCGGAAAAGATCATCGGAAGTAGCCACCTCGAAACAGAAAAACTGGAACCGTTTGTTTCGTTTTATCGGTTCGATCTCGCTCAGATCTTCGCACATGTGATGGAGCAGCGACATAGAGACATGCAGGAGAGATGTAGGAAGGAAGGCTGCTCACCCTGGGTCGTCGTTGAAGAGGGGGAAGCAGCGGAGGGTtgccgacgacgaggaagaagaagggtggCCGGGGTTGCTGTTGCAGACAAGGTAGTCAGAGTCGGGATTTGGACTCGGGTCGATTTTCGTCGGGCAGAATCGAGTCGTAGTATCGAATCGTAGAATCTAGAATCCTACCATACTTACTCAGATAAGATATTTTTATCAAGAACAAAATTTGTTTAATAGTATAAtggagataaaaataataatccatAAAGTTTCTAGCAATAATGTTCTAGCGATAGATCATTTGAAATTTGGTAGGCAAATAAAGGGTAGGGAAGCAAGTGAAAAGGGCTTGGGATGTTTAAGTAATATCCTTGTAGGTTTAGTGGATGGGAGAAATAGTGAGTTGGTAGAATCAAAAAATCCATAAAAAGGATCGAGATTCTATATTATTGTAAAGGATTCTATGATTTGGATCGGGACTCAACATGGATTCTACCCGATTGGGATTCATAGTGGGATTTGGATCGATACGGTGATGTAAGATCGTCAAATCGTAGGATTCCGGTAGTAGGATCGGGATTCTGACTACCTTGGTTGCAGATGGTGAGGAAGACAAGCAGCTGCGGCGTCTGCGTGCTCCGTGAAGAAGACGTCGAGGACGAGGAGGTCACCGTGATCCCATTCCCGTACTCAGGTCACCTCGGCGGCGCTCATGGCGACGGCGGCAGGAGGTAGACGGCGGTGATAATTTGCTCCGTGGGGTTTTTCCAgggaaggaggagaaggtggcggcgGCTCGGTGGAGGAAGAGGGCTAGGGTTGGAGGAGCTGCTGGTGTTGCTTAAGAGAGGGGGCAGCAGGTGGCAAGCATCCACGAAGGGGGGAAGGATCATGTGGCGCTGGAGGTAGTCGTACATGATGAAGACGACGAACAGGGACTCCCTCCACACGTTGGAGCTGGGCTGGGCCAAAGAAGGGCTGCCGTGTTGGGTTGCTAGGTGTGTTGGGTTGGTTAGAAACTTAGACTAGCTAGATAGATGGCTGTAGCGTTAGGTTAGTATA contains the following coding sequences:
- the LOC124699811 gene encoding probable amidase At4g34880 — encoded protein: MGPRPSAKVCFKCGDPGHTSRNCYQNKSLQPSKAFNYNNKPGTRSVWVNNVTAVQAKRAPDIVLGVLPVNSISAKVLFDTGASLSFVSQKFALSHGLPLVPLPNKFTVNSPGAHMFVSEISHGNQILIGSYMFLASLIALGMSDIDVILGMDFVLEEATIESIHRAFAGGALTSRGLVELYLRRIASLDPALHAVVELDADGALAAADRADAARLLGGAALPPLHGIPVLIKDNIAAAGALKATAGSLALVGSRPARDAGVVERLRSAGAVILGTASLSEWCNFRAPGVPAGWSPRGGQGMNPYVPSATTCSSSSGSAIAAAANMVAVTIGTETDGSIMCPSSFNTVVGIKPTVGLTSRAGVIIISPRMDTVGPICRTVSDAVYVLEAIVGYDPRDAEATHMASQYIPEGGYRQFLNIDGLRGKRIGILRKDFFRFPSGSIQQNVFEEHFDTMRQLGAILVDNLEIPSMNVINDAMQSGERALMLAEFKLSLNSYLSELATTPVKSLSDIIEFNDKHPVKERMAEFGQSYLVQSEATNGIGPTEERAISKLNELCKEGLEKIVRANQLDAVIAPGASAHSLLAIGGYPAITVPAGYGSDGVPFAICFGGLKGSEPKLIEISYSFEQATKVRRPPPVLQHSAL